One genomic region from Pyxicephalus adspersus chromosome 1, UCB_Pads_2.0, whole genome shotgun sequence encodes:
- the NEUROD4 gene encoding neurogenic differentiation factor 4, translating to MSEMVSVHGWMEEALSSQDEIKDSNQRQSAFDMLSGLSHEEHGSIDGEEDDEEEDDGEKPKKRGPKKKKMTKARLERFRVRRVKANARERTRMHGLNDALDNLRRVMPCYSKTQKLSKIETLRLARNYIWALSEVLERGQTTEGKNFLEMLCKGLSQPTSNLVAGCLQLGPQSLFLEKHEDKPHMCESSLGHTYSYQSPGLPSPPYGNIEAHHLHLKAPTFKTVVDPSLVNHTLNCTTPPYEGALTPPLSISGNFSLKQDNSPELDKSYGFRSHYPSLGLGSHGHAPHFQTAVPRYEIPIDIAYDQYPHHAIFTE from the coding sequence ATGTCTGAGATGGTCAGTGTTCATGGTTGGATGGAGGAGGCCCTTAGTTCCCAAGATGAGATAAAAGATTCAAATCAGAGACAGTCTGCATTTGACATGCTGTCAGGTTTAAGTCATGAGGAACATGGGAGCATTGATGGAGAGGAagatgatgaagaagaagatgatggagAAAAACCAAAGAAGAGGGGACCTAAGAAAAAGAAGATGACCAAAGCTAGGCTGGAAAGGTTTCGTGTGAGGAGGGTAAAAGCCAATGCGAGGGAACGCACAAGAATGCATGGGCTAAATGATGCCCTAGATAACCTGAGGAGAGTCATGCCTTGTTattctaaaacacaaaaattgtccaAAATTGAGACACTCAGATTGGCCAGAAATTATATATGGGCATTATCTGAGGTTCTGGAAAGAGGTCAAACCACAGAGGGTAAGAACTTCCTGGAAATGCTCTGTAAAGGGCTATCACAGCCCACCAGCAATCTGGTAGCTGGTTGTCTGCAGCTTGGACCTCAGTCCTTGTTCTTGGAAAAACATGAAGATAAGCCACATATGTGTGAATCGTCACTAGGTCATACCTACAGTTATCAGTCCCCAGGTCTTCCAAGTCCTCCATATGGCAATATTGAAGCTCACCATTTGCACTTGAAAGCTCCTACATTTAAAACTGTAGTGGACCCATCCCTGGTAAACCATACATTAAACTGTACCACTCCTCCATATGAAGGTGCTCTAACTCCACCACTGAGCATTAGCGGAAATTTTTCCTTGAAACAAGATAATTCTCCAGAACTGGACAAATCCTATGGCTTCCGATCTCATTATCCCTCCCTTGGCCTTGGTTCTCATGGGCATGCTCCCCATTTTCAAACAGCAGTCCCAAGATATGAAATTCCAATCGATATAGCTTACGATCAATATCCACATCATGCCATTTTTACTGAATAA